The Delphinus delphis chromosome 10, mDelDel1.2, whole genome shotgun sequence genome includes a region encoding these proteins:
- the LOC132432896 gene encoding LOW QUALITY PROTEIN: serine protease 45-like (The sequence of the model RefSeq protein was modified relative to this genomic sequence to represent the inferred CDS: substituted 1 base at 1 genomic stop codon), which produces QAPDSAVIFKEPARGGVTKETTPNQVACGKPWWPKNLDVTRHWPWEVSLRVENEHVCGGALIDLDWVVTAAHCIQGTKEYSVILDTFKLKPTDSTRALLIPVRDLITHPKYWGQNFIAGDVALLQLHTPVVVSKYVQPICLPEPNYNLKVGTQCWVTGWGQVKQCFSANSTLTPALREAEVFIMDNKICDRIYRKKSLIPRVVPLVLGDMICATNYGENLCYGDPGGPLACEVEDRWILAGVLSWEKAXAQVHNPGVYTRITKYSKWIKKQISNGVLSVLCTSSWLLLLSWLLQPQMGP; this is translated from the exons CTTGTGGCAAACCCTGGTGGCCGAAGAATTTGGACGTGACACGCCATTGGCCCTGGGAGGTGAGCCTCCGAGTGGAAAATGAGCATGTGTGTGGAGGAGCCCTCATTGATCTCGACTGGGTAGTGACTGCTGCCCACTGCATCCAAGG CACAAAAGAGTATTCAGTGATTCTCGACACCTTCAAGCTGAAGCCCACGGACTCCACGAGGGCCCTCTTGATCCCTGTGAGGGACCTCATTACGCACCCCAAGTACTGGGGCCAGAACTTCATCGCGGGTGATGTTGCCCTCCTCCAGCTTCACACTCCTGTCGTCGTCAGCAAGTACGTGCAGCCCATCTGCCTCCCGGAGCCCAACTACAACCTGAAGGTTGGGACACAGTGCTGGGTGACTGGCTGGGGCCAGGTTAAACAGTGCTTCTCAG CCAACTCCACACTGACCCCAGCGTTGCGGGAGGCCGAGGTATTTATCATGGACAACAAGATTTGTGACCGGATTTACCGCAAGAAGTCCCTCATCCCCCGCGTTGTCCCCCTTGTCCTGGGGGACATGATCTGTGCCACCAATTATGGAGAAAACTTGTGCTAT GGGGACCCTGGGGGTCCGTTGGCTTGTGAAGTCGAGGATAGATGGATTCTTGCTGGGGTGTTGTCCTGGGAAAAGGCCTGAGCCCAAGTACATAATCCAGGAGTGTACACCCGTATCACCAAATACAGCAAATGGATCAAGAAGCAAATAAGCAATGGGGTTCTCTCAGTCCTCTGCACCTCCTCCTGGCTCCTACTCCTGTCCTGGCTGCTGCAGCCCCAGATGGGCCCCTga
- the LOC132431854 gene encoding Purkinje cell protein 4-like protein 1, which translates to MPWKELNTKTTPATNQAAGPEEKGRAGNAEKAEEEEEIDIDLTAPETEKAALAIQGKFQRFQKKKKDPSS; encoded by the coding sequence ATGCCCTGGAAGGAGCTTAACACCAAAACAACCCCAGCAACCAACCAGGCAGCTGGCCCAGAGGAAAAGGGGAGAGCTGGCAATGCCGAGAaggctgaggaggaggaggagattgACATTGATCTGACAGCACCAGAAACAGAGAAGGCTGCCCTTGCTATTCAGGGCAAGTTCCAGcgattccagaaaaagaaaaaggatcccAGTTCCTGA